In Leptospira kirschneri serovar Cynopteri str. 3522 CT, one DNA window encodes the following:
- a CDS encoding sulfurtransferase yields MSSWNFIKTELNDKDFLIDCRSASGYQEATLKGAYSFPFIKKAFASDPESQKKMTGPLEEILKLIEKEGATRVIAFDEGMGMFASRMVYLLRAAGFQDAFLYGNRWPVSGVAQEKGSREMELGPGDKPRKLEGIVDKAFLEKNLTRLQIFDTRTQEEYEGKLPRLTAPEPGSLCGRLPGAFLWDWRILYDGQGNLIEKTQFNKKLRSFPFMPERTTIIYDYNGARSSLLALMLREVGYLDVHTYQGSWFEWRKSSLPKQAVSVYGQTGAGGAAPRVGGADRK; encoded by the coding sequence TTGTCCAGCTGGAACTTTATAAAAACTGAATTGAATGATAAGGATTTTTTGATCGATTGCCGCTCGGCTTCTGGGTATCAGGAAGCCACTTTGAAAGGAGCTTATAGTTTTCCTTTTATTAAAAAAGCTTTTGCTTCGGATCCTGAATCCCAGAAGAAGATGACCGGGCCTTTAGAGGAAATTCTAAAACTCATAGAGAAAGAAGGAGCGACTAGAGTCATCGCTTTTGACGAAGGGATGGGGATGTTCGCATCTAGAATGGTTTATCTTTTGAGAGCGGCCGGTTTTCAAGACGCGTTTTTATATGGAAATCGTTGGCCGGTTTCCGGGGTCGCTCAAGAAAAAGGTTCCAGAGAAATGGAACTAGGTCCGGGAGATAAACCTAGAAAACTAGAAGGGATCGTAGACAAAGCATTTTTAGAAAAAAATTTAACGCGACTTCAGATTTTTGATACAAGAACTCAAGAAGAATACGAAGGAAAACTTCCTAGACTTACGGCTCCCGAACCAGGCTCGTTATGCGGTCGTTTGCCCGGTGCGTTTCTTTGGGATTGGAGAATTTTATACGACGGCCAAGGGAATTTAATCGAAAAAACTCAGTTTAATAAAAAACTCAGATCCTTTCCGTTTATGCCCGAAAGAACCACTATCATTTACGATTATAACGGAGCAAGATCCTCTCTTTTGGCTTTGATGTTACGTGAAGTAGGTTATCTGGACGTTCATACATATCAGGGTTCTTGGTTCGAATGGAGAAAATCCAGTCTTCCTAAACAGGCGGTTTCGGTTTACGGACAAACCGGGGCCGGAGGTGCAGCACCCAGGGTGGGCGGGGCAGATCGTAAATAA
- a CDS encoding LIC11113 family protein has protein sequence MIKEFRKNHSFSRIFPKKDFWKIRTWVFFLLFFISGNAQSQSEEFPEILKSFIQEFQKHPSESTVQSFRTKYPSFKTVNCSFEESERFEKVVYLSYKCKEKQWAGFIYLGGGSEFWKDPSAKISFGEILKIGKKVYLEVKPFDEERFEKKTFVNNRLPSKTHSHPKEYKDNHGLQYFLSIAKHPAKRNLNSGKEIFFDSTCPLIFLKKDSDFYWEKAIYYSFQASCIPSSPYSYIRIRSDFLGKIRLDDKDTDQIQEGAKYIGKLKIQSIEADKILWHQEAEIYNE, from the coding sequence ATGATAAAAGAATTCAGGAAAAACCATTCTTTCTCTCGAATTTTTCCGAAGAAAGATTTCTGGAAAATACGAACGTGGGTTTTCTTCCTTTTATTTTTTATTTCGGGTAATGCCCAATCACAATCAGAGGAGTTTCCGGAAATTCTTAAATCTTTTATTCAAGAATTTCAAAAACATCCCTCCGAATCCACAGTTCAATCTTTTAGAACCAAATACCCTTCCTTTAAAACCGTAAACTGTAGTTTTGAAGAATCGGAACGTTTTGAAAAAGTAGTCTACCTTTCCTACAAATGTAAGGAAAAACAATGGGCCGGTTTTATATATTTAGGCGGAGGTTCTGAATTTTGGAAAGATCCTTCCGCAAAAATTTCTTTCGGAGAAATTTTAAAAATTGGTAAGAAGGTTTATCTAGAAGTGAAACCTTTCGATGAAGAAAGATTTGAAAAAAAAACGTTCGTGAATAATCGACTTCCGTCAAAAACTCATTCACATCCAAAAGAATATAAGGACAATCACGGACTTCAGTATTTCCTAAGTATCGCAAAACATCCTGCAAAAAGAAATCTAAACAGCGGAAAAGAAATCTTTTTTGATTCTACTTGTCCTTTAATTTTTTTAAAAAAAGATTCTGATTTTTATTGGGAGAAAGCCATCTATTATTCTTTTCAAGCAAGTTGTATCCCTTCTTCTCCCTATTCTTATATCCGAATCCGTTCTGACTTTTTGGGAAAAATCAGACTGGATGATAAAGACACGGATCAGATCCAAGAAGGCGCTAAATATATAGGCAAATTAAAAATTCAATCCATAGAAGCAGATAAAATCCTCTGGCATCAGGAAGCGGAAATTTACAATGAGTAA